In Pectinophora gossypiella chromosome 5, ilPecGoss1.1, whole genome shotgun sequence, a genomic segment contains:
- the LOC126366593 gene encoding uncharacterized protein LOC126366593 isoform X1 yields the protein MPPPWSRCRPTVRHFHNQPELQNGGFGLMMRWILFVWLASCGPLGNTVKQDGCAFPSRWHGRWFQSGVIQPILIEGDRLSNKGKCISSEGDKFLIVDEKGCYRCVVMHEKHKNVLQYKETFCHRRDALPHLCSLITGDALLYSMFRENADPVNCPLTGPFSFTYNRGHGDCKSPVSSIETCTEDSRLLLNYQACPDVHGSESAVEELECLATWKEGSLRFLVGKLHHNHATSNEDRYRCFVYEKTNGIASSAGKEGPASPAGVEYRVAQSGDATCNGLFSATEGSRTMALKRVTVRFSCQFPSWMTFSHTWHTLDFSSNYTFYQRNATLRITNQTGADIKVYCVNVKASSPSGNSVALVAHWQHHCASRYVCVVLYRRDTYIAELQRGSPTTRPDEACSPHHFNAVTAPYVTLVASNPESKECPYSGKYTIQNRHKRSVRSSHEEEINDRDSRSKREKAMLEHNRRVNGTRLFNFSVRNMSDAPMLRSRRQLDANEVGCAVSNYNRLEVGCNSVKNMEFYSTCENKELVTAYTCHGGWYESGASFVVTTPVTRDSTAARRYCFVSREARSGALELTRSASNCERAATEPEPLVFDATTTGECQDQASSQPLLRIPSSPIVYLAIIIHYIIPR from the exons GTTGTGCATTCCCGAGCCGGTGGCACGGAAGGTGGTTCCAATCGGGGGTCATACAACCAATCCTGATAGAAGGAGATCGCCTGTCCAATAAGGGCAAGTGCATCTCTTCTGAAGGCGATAAGTTTCTTATTGTTGACGA AAAAGGATGCTATAGATGCGTCGTAATGCATGAGAAACATAAAAACGTGCTACAGTATAAAGAGA CATTCTGCCACCGTCGGGACGCCTTGCCACACCTCTGCTCGCTCATCACCGGTGATGCTCTTCTCTACTCCATGTTCAGAGAAAATGCAGATCCAGTCAACTGCCCGCTCACAGGACCCTTCTCTTTTACTTATAACAG aGGCCACGGCGACTGCAAGAGTCCAGTGTCGTCGATAGAAACCTGCACGGAAGACTCGAGGCTGCTTCTCAACTACCAAGCATGCCCTGATGTCCACGGCTCTGAGAGTGCAG TGGAAGAACTAGAATGTCTGGCCACGTGGAAGGAAGGCAGCCTACGGTTCCTGGTGGGGAAGCTTCACCACAACCACGCCACCAGCAACGAAGATCGTTATCGATGCTTTGTCTACGAAAAGACAAACGGTATTG CATCAAGCGCCGGGAAGGAAGGCCCGGCTTCCCCAGCAGGTGTGGAGTACAGAGTGGCACAATCTGGTGACGCTACTTGTAATGGACTCTTCAGTGCTACAGAAGGCTCCAGGACTATGGCGCTTAAACGAG TAACAGTCCGCTTCAGCTGCCAGTTCCCCTCGTGGATGACGTTCTCCCACACGTGGCATACCCTGGACTTCAGCAGCAACTACACCTTCTACCAGAGGAACGCGACGTTACGGATCACCAACCAAACCGGGGCTGATATCAAGGTCTACTGCGTCAATGTCAAAGCGAGCTCGCCGAGCGGAAATTCTGTGGCGCTTGTGGCACATTGGCAGCATCACTG TGCATCCCGGTACGTGTGCGTGGTGCTGTACAGGCGAGACACGTACATCGCAGAGTTGCAGCGAGGGTCGCCTACGACTAGGCCTGATGAAGCGTGTTCCCCTCACCATTTCAACGCAGTCACCGCGCCTTATGTTACTTTAGTTG CAAGCAATCCAGAATCGAAAGAATGTCCATATTCTGGGAAGTACACCATCCAAAATCGTCATAAAAGAAGTGTAAGATCGTCTCACGAAGAAGAAATTAACGATAGAGATTCTAGAAGTAAACGAGAAAAAGCAATGTTGGAACATAATCGTAGAGTTAACGGCACTAGGTTGTTCAATTTTAGCGTAAGGAATATGTCCGATGCTCCTATGTTGAGGAGTAGAAGACAACTGGATGCGAATGAAGTTGGTTGCGCAGTCAGCAACTACAACCGACTTGAAGTTGGCTGCAATTCCGTCAAGAATATGGAGTTCTATTCGACGTGTGAGAACAAGGAGTTAGTTACTG CATACACCTGCCACGGCGGCTGGTACGAGAGCGGCGCCTCGTTCGTGGTAACCACACCAGTCACCAGGGACAGTACTGCAGCACGGCGGTACTGCTTTGTGTCGCGTGAGGCCCGCAGCGGAGCGCTAGAGCTCACGCGGTCTGCCAGCAACTGCGAGCGGGCTGCTACTGAACCTGAACCGCTTGTGTTTGATGCCACTACTACTG GTGAATGCCAAGATCAAGCGAGCAGCCAACCCTTGTTAAGGATACCGTCATCACCAATCGTCTACCTTGCTATCATCATCCACTACATCATACCGAGATGA
- the LOC126366593 gene encoding uncharacterized protein LOC126366593 isoform X2, which produces MPPPWSRCRPTVRHFHNQPELQNGGFGLMMRWILFVWLASCGPLGNTVKQDGCAFPSRWHGRWFQSGVIQPILIEGDRLSNKGKCISSEGDKFLIVDEKGCYRCVVMHEKHKNVLQYKETFCHRRDALPHLCSLITGDALLYSMFRENADPVNCPLTGPFSFTYNRGHGDCKSPVSSIETCTEDSRLLLNYQACPDVHGSESAVEELECLATWKEGSLRFLVGKLHHNHATSNEDRYRCFVYEKTNASSAGKEGPASPAGVEYRVAQSGDATCNGLFSATEGSRTMALKRVTVRFSCQFPSWMTFSHTWHTLDFSSNYTFYQRNATLRITNQTGADIKVYCVNVKASSPSGNSVALVAHWQHHCASRYVCVVLYRRDTYIAELQRGSPTTRPDEACSPHHFNAVTAPYVTLVASNPESKECPYSGKYTIQNRHKRSVRSSHEEEINDRDSRSKREKAMLEHNRRVNGTRLFNFSVRNMSDAPMLRSRRQLDANEVGCAVSNYNRLEVGCNSVKNMEFYSTCENKELVTAYTCHGGWYESGASFVVTTPVTRDSTAARRYCFVSREARSGALELTRSASNCERAATEPEPLVFDATTTGECQDQASSQPLLRIPSSPIVYLAIIIHYIIPR; this is translated from the exons GTTGTGCATTCCCGAGCCGGTGGCACGGAAGGTGGTTCCAATCGGGGGTCATACAACCAATCCTGATAGAAGGAGATCGCCTGTCCAATAAGGGCAAGTGCATCTCTTCTGAAGGCGATAAGTTTCTTATTGTTGACGA AAAAGGATGCTATAGATGCGTCGTAATGCATGAGAAACATAAAAACGTGCTACAGTATAAAGAGA CATTCTGCCACCGTCGGGACGCCTTGCCACACCTCTGCTCGCTCATCACCGGTGATGCTCTTCTCTACTCCATGTTCAGAGAAAATGCAGATCCAGTCAACTGCCCGCTCACAGGACCCTTCTCTTTTACTTATAACAG aGGCCACGGCGACTGCAAGAGTCCAGTGTCGTCGATAGAAACCTGCACGGAAGACTCGAGGCTGCTTCTCAACTACCAAGCATGCCCTGATGTCCACGGCTCTGAGAGTGCAG TGGAAGAACTAGAATGTCTGGCCACGTGGAAGGAAGGCAGCCTACGGTTCCTGGTGGGGAAGCTTCACCACAACCACGCCACCAGCAACGAAGATCGTTATCGATGCTTTGTCTACGAAAAGACAAACG CATCAAGCGCCGGGAAGGAAGGCCCGGCTTCCCCAGCAGGTGTGGAGTACAGAGTGGCACAATCTGGTGACGCTACTTGTAATGGACTCTTCAGTGCTACAGAAGGCTCCAGGACTATGGCGCTTAAACGAG TAACAGTCCGCTTCAGCTGCCAGTTCCCCTCGTGGATGACGTTCTCCCACACGTGGCATACCCTGGACTTCAGCAGCAACTACACCTTCTACCAGAGGAACGCGACGTTACGGATCACCAACCAAACCGGGGCTGATATCAAGGTCTACTGCGTCAATGTCAAAGCGAGCTCGCCGAGCGGAAATTCTGTGGCGCTTGTGGCACATTGGCAGCATCACTG TGCATCCCGGTACGTGTGCGTGGTGCTGTACAGGCGAGACACGTACATCGCAGAGTTGCAGCGAGGGTCGCCTACGACTAGGCCTGATGAAGCGTGTTCCCCTCACCATTTCAACGCAGTCACCGCGCCTTATGTTACTTTAGTTG CAAGCAATCCAGAATCGAAAGAATGTCCATATTCTGGGAAGTACACCATCCAAAATCGTCATAAAAGAAGTGTAAGATCGTCTCACGAAGAAGAAATTAACGATAGAGATTCTAGAAGTAAACGAGAAAAAGCAATGTTGGAACATAATCGTAGAGTTAACGGCACTAGGTTGTTCAATTTTAGCGTAAGGAATATGTCCGATGCTCCTATGTTGAGGAGTAGAAGACAACTGGATGCGAATGAAGTTGGTTGCGCAGTCAGCAACTACAACCGACTTGAAGTTGGCTGCAATTCCGTCAAGAATATGGAGTTCTATTCGACGTGTGAGAACAAGGAGTTAGTTACTG CATACACCTGCCACGGCGGCTGGTACGAGAGCGGCGCCTCGTTCGTGGTAACCACACCAGTCACCAGGGACAGTACTGCAGCACGGCGGTACTGCTTTGTGTCGCGTGAGGCCCGCAGCGGAGCGCTAGAGCTCACGCGGTCTGCCAGCAACTGCGAGCGGGCTGCTACTGAACCTGAACCGCTTGTGTTTGATGCCACTACTACTG GTGAATGCCAAGATCAAGCGAGCAGCCAACCCTTGTTAAGGATACCGTCATCACCAATCGTCTACCTTGCTATCATCATCCACTACATCATACCGAGATGA
- the LOC126366593 gene encoding uncharacterized protein LOC126366593 isoform X3 → MPPPWSRCRPTVRHFHNQPELQNGGFGLMMRWILFVWLASCGPLGNTVKQDGCAFPSRWHGRWFQSGVIQPILIEGDRLSNKGKCISSEGDKFLIVDEKGCYRCVVMHEKHKNVLQYKETFCHRRDALPHLCSLITGDALLYSMFRENADPVNCPLTGPFSFTYNRGHGDCKSPVSSIETCTEDSRLLLNYQACPDVHGSESAVEELECLATWKEGSLRFLVGKLHHNHATSNEDRYRCFVYEKTNGIASSAGKEGPASPAGVEYRVAQSGDATCNGLFSATEGSRTMALKRVRFSCQFPSWMTFSHTWHTLDFSSNYTFYQRNATLRITNQTGADIKVYCVNVKASSPSGNSVALVAHWQHHCASRYVCVVLYRRDTYIAELQRGSPTTRPDEACSPHHFNAVTAPYVTLVASNPESKECPYSGKYTIQNRHKRSVRSSHEEEINDRDSRSKREKAMLEHNRRVNGTRLFNFSVRNMSDAPMLRSRRQLDANEVGCAVSNYNRLEVGCNSVKNMEFYSTCENKELVTAYTCHGGWYESGASFVVTTPVTRDSTAARRYCFVSREARSGALELTRSASNCERAATEPEPLVFDATTTGECQDQASSQPLLRIPSSPIVYLAIIIHYIIPR, encoded by the exons GTTGTGCATTCCCGAGCCGGTGGCACGGAAGGTGGTTCCAATCGGGGGTCATACAACCAATCCTGATAGAAGGAGATCGCCTGTCCAATAAGGGCAAGTGCATCTCTTCTGAAGGCGATAAGTTTCTTATTGTTGACGA AAAAGGATGCTATAGATGCGTCGTAATGCATGAGAAACATAAAAACGTGCTACAGTATAAAGAGA CATTCTGCCACCGTCGGGACGCCTTGCCACACCTCTGCTCGCTCATCACCGGTGATGCTCTTCTCTACTCCATGTTCAGAGAAAATGCAGATCCAGTCAACTGCCCGCTCACAGGACCCTTCTCTTTTACTTATAACAG aGGCCACGGCGACTGCAAGAGTCCAGTGTCGTCGATAGAAACCTGCACGGAAGACTCGAGGCTGCTTCTCAACTACCAAGCATGCCCTGATGTCCACGGCTCTGAGAGTGCAG TGGAAGAACTAGAATGTCTGGCCACGTGGAAGGAAGGCAGCCTACGGTTCCTGGTGGGGAAGCTTCACCACAACCACGCCACCAGCAACGAAGATCGTTATCGATGCTTTGTCTACGAAAAGACAAACGGTATTG CATCAAGCGCCGGGAAGGAAGGCCCGGCTTCCCCAGCAGGTGTGGAGTACAGAGTGGCACAATCTGGTGACGCTACTTGTAATGGACTCTTCAGTGCTACAGAAGGCTCCAGGACTATGGCGCTTAAACGAG TCCGCTTCAGCTGCCAGTTCCCCTCGTGGATGACGTTCTCCCACACGTGGCATACCCTGGACTTCAGCAGCAACTACACCTTCTACCAGAGGAACGCGACGTTACGGATCACCAACCAAACCGGGGCTGATATCAAGGTCTACTGCGTCAATGTCAAAGCGAGCTCGCCGAGCGGAAATTCTGTGGCGCTTGTGGCACATTGGCAGCATCACTG TGCATCCCGGTACGTGTGCGTGGTGCTGTACAGGCGAGACACGTACATCGCAGAGTTGCAGCGAGGGTCGCCTACGACTAGGCCTGATGAAGCGTGTTCCCCTCACCATTTCAACGCAGTCACCGCGCCTTATGTTACTTTAGTTG CAAGCAATCCAGAATCGAAAGAATGTCCATATTCTGGGAAGTACACCATCCAAAATCGTCATAAAAGAAGTGTAAGATCGTCTCACGAAGAAGAAATTAACGATAGAGATTCTAGAAGTAAACGAGAAAAAGCAATGTTGGAACATAATCGTAGAGTTAACGGCACTAGGTTGTTCAATTTTAGCGTAAGGAATATGTCCGATGCTCCTATGTTGAGGAGTAGAAGACAACTGGATGCGAATGAAGTTGGTTGCGCAGTCAGCAACTACAACCGACTTGAAGTTGGCTGCAATTCCGTCAAGAATATGGAGTTCTATTCGACGTGTGAGAACAAGGAGTTAGTTACTG CATACACCTGCCACGGCGGCTGGTACGAGAGCGGCGCCTCGTTCGTGGTAACCACACCAGTCACCAGGGACAGTACTGCAGCACGGCGGTACTGCTTTGTGTCGCGTGAGGCCCGCAGCGGAGCGCTAGAGCTCACGCGGTCTGCCAGCAACTGCGAGCGGGCTGCTACTGAACCTGAACCGCTTGTGTTTGATGCCACTACTACTG GTGAATGCCAAGATCAAGCGAGCAGCCAACCCTTGTTAAGGATACCGTCATCACCAATCGTCTACCTTGCTATCATCATCCACTACATCATACCGAGATGA